In Clostridia bacterium, a single window of DNA contains:
- a CDS encoding cysteine desulfurase, giving the protein MTDYKKDFPLLKKGEWVYLNNAAQTLVPMPVLQAMNDYYMNIGANIHRGVDSLGFEATRLYDQARENVAKLVGAKDKGKIIFTRGTTSAINMVANSFGQTLNEGDEIVISVSEHHSNFVPYQQLAKRKKAKLVFVPLDKNGCVTPENLKSVLTNRTKIVVATQMTNVLGSINDIQALAKVAHSVGAIIAVDGAQGIVHIPTYVADWDVDFYALGAHKLLGPTGVGALYVKNDFLEKMQPVEMGGDMVDIVEEQETTFLDAPQGFEAGTPMIAEVIGWGKAIDYFFDIGYAEANQRVDYLRKMMVQKMESEVKDVIIYNKDFEHCPLVTFNIKGVHSHDTASVLDKHKVCVRAGHHCAQLIHKWLGIQSSVRASLMYYNDESDVDRFIEALKDAKDFINVLF; this is encoded by the coding sequence ATGACTGATTATAAAAAAGATTTTCCGCTATTAAAAAAAGGCGAATGGGTATATCTAAACAATGCTGCACAAACACTTGTGCCTATGCCCGTTTTGCAGGCTATGAATGACTACTATATGAACATAGGCGCAAACATTCATAGAGGAGTAGATTCATTGGGATTTGAAGCTACCAGACTTTATGACCAGGCAAGAGAAAATGTCGCAAAGCTTGTCGGAGCTAAAGACAAAGGTAAAATCATCTTTACAAGAGGTACAACTTCAGCGATCAATATGGTGGCAAATTCTTTTGGGCAGACGCTTAACGAAGGCGACGAAATAGTCATTTCTGTTTCCGAACATCATTCAAACTTTGTTCCTTATCAGCAACTTGCAAAAAGAAAAAAAGCAAAACTGGTTTTTGTTCCGCTTGACAAGAACGGCTGCGTAACGCCTGAAAATCTTAAGAGCGTATTGACAAATAGGACTAAAATAGTGGTTGCAACTCAAATGACCAATGTTTTGGGTTCAATCAATGATATTCAGGCTTTAGCTAAGGTTGCACACAGTGTTGGCGCAATAATAGCCGTTGACGGAGCGCAAGGTATTGTGCATATACCCACTTATGTAGCTGATTGGGATGTGGATTTTTATGCTTTGGGTGCGCATAAATTACTAGGACCTACAGGCGTAGGTGCTTTGTATGTAAAAAATGATTTTCTTGAAAAAATGCAGCCTGTTGAGATGGGCGGAGATATGGTTGATATTGTGGAAGAACAGGAGACGACCTTTCTTGACGCCCCTCAAGGTTTTGAAGCAGGCACACCTATGATTGCAGAAGTTATAGGATGGGGCAAGGCTATAGATTATTTTTTTGACATAGGATACGCTGAAGCTAACCAAAGAGTCGATTATTTGCGCAAAATGATGGTGCAAAAAATGGAATCTGAAGTTAAGGATGTCATTATATATAACAAAGATTTTGAACATTGTCCCTTAGTTACTTTTAATATCAAGGGAGTGCATTCGCATGACACTGCAAGCGTTTTGGACAAACATAAGGTTTGTGTGCGCGCAGGTCATCATTGCGCACAGCTTATACACAAATGGCTTGGAATACAATCTTCTGTAAGAGCGAGCCTGATGTACTATAATGACGAAAGCGATGTTGACAGATTTATTGAAGCGTTAAAGGATGCAA